DNA from Salinibacterium sp. dk2585:
CGCAGAGTTCCGGCGACAGGATCTGCATGTAACGGGCGAGCACGACCAGCTCGATGTCGTGTTGCTCGACCTCCTCGACGATGCGCGCCTCGAAGGCGGCCTTCTCTTCGGGGCTCGTGACCGGCATCCGCTCGAATGGCACGTCGTAGAACTTCGCGATGCCGCGCAGCTCGTCGTGATTGCTGAGCACCAGGGGCACATGCACGGGCAACTGGCCCGCGTGCTTGCGGAACATGAGGTCGTTGAGGCAGTGCGCCGCCTTGGAGGCGAGCACGAGGGTGCGCAGGGGGCGACCCACGACGTCGAGGTGCCAGCGCATCTCGTAGTGCGCGACGACGGGAGCGAGCGCCGCCTCGAACTGCTCGCGCGCCGCCGCCGACTCCACCTGGAGGCGCATGAAGAAGTTGTCGGTGTCGAGGCTCGAGAACTGCTGCGACTCCGTGATGTTGCCCCGCGCCTCGACGATCGCACCGCTGATGGCGTGCACGATTCCCGGCCGGTCATTGCAGACGATCGTGAGCACCCAGTGGGTCGGGTCGACAGCGGAGGGAGGGAGCGAGTTCACCCCATAAGACTATTGGGCTTCAGAGCGAGGGATGCCCTCGCCGCGATCCACCACACGCCCCCGGCACTCAGGAGGAACATCGCGGCGAGCGCCACCCAGCCGATGAGCCCGTTGGTGACGGCGGCCGTAATCACAAGCGGGGCCGCCATGCCACTGATCGACCAGCCGAGACCGAAGACGCCCTGGTAGGCGCCCGCGCGCCGGGTGTCGGCGAGTTCGAAGCTGAGGCCCCACGAGCCGGCCTGCGAGAGCACTTCGGCGAAGGTGTGGGCGATCGCCGCGCTCACGAGGAACGCCACCGCAACCCAGACAGAGACGGCACCGGATGCCGCGTACACGAGGCACGCGAGCGCCATGAGCACCCCCGCGATCGCCGTCACCCGACCGGCCTTGCGAATGTCATGCGTGCCCCTGCTGAGCGGAATCTGAAACGCGATCACGATCACGGTGTTGAGCACGAGCAGCAGCGAGACGATCGCGAGCGGCGCATCCGTATTGTGCAGCACCCACAGCGGCAGCCCGATCTCGATGAGCGCGAAGTGGAGGGCGAAGATCGCGCTGAGCACCGTGAGGCTGAGGTAACGGAGGTCGCGAAAGGGCGAGCGGCCGCGAGGGGCGGAGGCCGCGGCATCCGTGTCCCGCACGGGCGCGTCGACGCGGGCTGGGAGTCGCAGTAGCGGGATGATGCTCGCGACCGTCGCGAGTCCGGCCACGATCATGATCGACCGGTAGGCCTCCGCCGTGCCGATGATGAGGGCGACACCGGCGACCGCGCTGCCGATCGCGATGCCCGCATTGGTGACGGTGCGGAGAACGGCTCGAGCGTTGACGCGCTCGGCGGAAGTGAAGGCGCGGGCGATCATTGCCGAGCGCACCGAGTGGGCGGCTGAATTCGCGCCCGTGAAGGCGGCCGCGATGAGCAGCACCGCGATGAAGGAGGTCGCGGTGACGTAGAGCAGGAGGCAGACCCCGGCGAGCAACTCGAAGAGCACGATGAGGCGCCGGGCGCTCACGCGGTCGGCGAGGGTGCCGCCGAGGAGCGAGCAGACGGCTCCCGCCGCACTCGCGACCGTCAAGGCAACGGCCACCTCGACCGGGCTGAGTCCGACGATGAGCGTGAAGTACAGCACCGTGAGCGCGAGGAAGACCCCCCGGCCGAGCGTCATGACGGCGGTTGCGAGCGCGAGCACGCGCAGCACAGGGTCGGCGAAGAGCGCGGTGAAGCGCTGGCGCAGGCTGAGCCGCGGTGCGGGCTCGGGCTCGGTCCTGTCGGGAACGACGCTGGGGCCGTCTGTCGTGCTCATGCGTCAGTTCTCCCATAGCGGCCGCCGGTTCCGAATAGATGAAGCACACTGCTTCATCTATCGTCGCCACATCGTGCCGCGACGTTGTAGCGTGATGCTTCATGCTGCGCTACGAACTCGCCGACTCCGACCTCGGCGACATCCGCTTCGGCATCTCGCCCCTCACAGAACTCGGTCTGTCGCTGCGAGCGCTCAAGGAACCGTCGGCCTACCCGCTGCAGCTGCCATGGCTGCGCCGCACGGAGGCCGCCCGAGCGACGCTCGACCTTCCGCTCCTCATGAGCCTCGTCAACGACCGGCTCTGGACCCCCGACTTCCTCAACCCACGTCCAGCCTCCCCGCTCACCCGCATCGAACAGGAGCTGGCCGCCCTCCGAAGCATGCCGACGGCGCGTTTCTGGCAACACATCGAGGCAGTGCACGATCGGATGCCGCGGCCGCTCCTTGGCGAAGCATCCGAGGTCCAGGCGCGCGTCGCCAGGGAACTCGAACGCTACTGGCACGCCTGCATCGGCCCGCACTGGACCCGCATGCGCACGATCCTCGAGGCGGACATTGCATATCGGGGACGGCTGGTCGCGCAGTCGGGACTCTCGGCGATGCTGAACAGCCTCTCACCCCGCATCACATTCGAGGACAGCTCGCTCAACCTCCGGCTGCAGTGCGAGCACGACGACACCATCACGGTGGGCGGGCTCGGCGTGACGCTTGTGCCCACCATGTTCACGCGCCGGGTCTCGGCGCCGATCCTGGGCGACGAACCGCCGCTCGTGCTCTACCCGGCACGCGGCCAGGGCGCCATGTGGGAGCGCGTCGATGAGCGGGCGCCCGGCGCCGTGGCCGCACTCCTCGGTGAAACCCGGGCCCGCCTGCTGCTCGCGGTGGGCGAGCCTGCCTCGTCGACCGAGCTCGGCATCCGCTTCGGCGTCACGACCTCGGCCGTGAACCAGCATCTGCGCGCGCTTGCGGCCGGCGGCCTCGTCACGGCCACCAGGAATGGGCGCAGCGCCCTCTATGTGCGCAGCGAGCTCGGGACGCAGCTGCTCGGCAACCCAGCACCCGAAACCTGCACCGCGTAGAATTGCCCAGTCGTCGCGTGGTCCGCGGCGGCCCGTTGGCGGCGTCACGCCCACCAATTCTGAACGGATCTCGCCGCAGCATGACCAGGCCAGAAACCTCCACCCGCCCATTTCCCTACGTCGCCCTCTTCGCCGTCGCCGTCGCCGTATTCCTCAGCGTCACGATCGAGATGCTGCCGACGGGCCTCCTGACGCCCATGAGCGAAGAACTCGGCGTCACGACATCCCTCATCGGCCTCACCGTGAGCGTCTTCGCCTTCACGGTCGTGCTCACGAGCACGGGCCTCACCCACCTCACCCGGCGGTTCAACCGGCACACGCTGGTCGTCACGGTGCTCGTCGTGCTCGCGATCTCGACCGTGCTGACCGCGATCGCCCCCAACTACGCCATGCTCGTCGTGTCGCGCATCGTCGGCGGCCTCGCCCACGGCGTCTTCTGGGCCGTCGTCGGGGCCTACTCCGCCTACCTCGTGCCCAAGGAGCAGATCGGCCGCGCCGTCTCGATCTCCCTCGGCGGCGGCTCACTCGCCTTCGTGCTCGGCGTGCCCCTCGGCACTGCGCTTGGACAGGCGGTCGGATGGCGCGGGGCATTCGCCGTGCTCGCTGGGCTCACGCTCCTCGGGGCCTTCCTCGTCTACAAGCTGCTGCCGAGGGTGGCCGCGGGGGCGGATACGCCGACCGACAGTGTCACGACCGTGACATCCGCCACCGGTTCTGTGACGGTCGTCGAGAATCCGAGCCGCGCGCCGCGACCCGAGCAGTCGGTGCTCGGCGTCGTCGTCGTCTGCCTCGTCACGGCCGTCGTCATGATCGGGCACTACGCCTTCTACACCTACGTCGAGCCGTTCATCACCGGCCCCATGGGCCTCCCCCACGTCGGCGTAAGCCCCACGCTCTTCGGCTACGGCCTCGCGGGCGTCGTCTCGCTCGTGCTCGTCGCGACCGTCTTCAGCAGGCGGCCACGCACGGGACTCATCATCGCGCTCGCGTCCGTGCTGCTCCTCACCGTCGGGCTCGCGACAACTCCGGCCCTGCTGCCGGTCTCGCTCACCCTCTTCGTCATGTGGGGCCTCGCGTTCGGCCTCATCCCTCCCCTGCTGCAGACGCGCATCCTGCATGTCGCGCCAGCGCGCATCCGTGACACGGCGAGCGCCTTCTACACGACCGCCTTCAACAGCGGCATCGGCGGCGGGGCCCTGCTCGGGGCCGTCGCGCTGCAGCACGTTGGCATCGCCATGCTCCCCGCCATCACGGCCGGGCTCATGGCGCTCGCGCTGCTGCTCGTCGTGGCCTCGGATGCGGTGCTCGCGCGGCGCCAGCCGCGCCGCGTAGTCGAGCACTAGCCATCGGGGCGGCCACGTGCAGCTTCGATGGCCGCGTGCGCGCTCGACCGCGCGCATGGCCGCCGAAGCCGCGCACGGACTGCCGGTACACGGATGCGACGCGCTACAATCGTGAGGTCGCGACTGGCGTTGAGGTGGGCAACCACCGGGGAGCGAAAGACATCGCAGCGGCCGTACGCCTGGGCCGCCCGAGAACCGCAGCAGCGTTGCGGGTACCTTGGTCATGTCAGCCCCAAAGGAGCCAGTGTGAACGACAAACTTCCCTCGACCTTCACCGATCCGCTGTCGAGTGTCGACCCCGAGATCGCCGCCGTGCTCGGCCAGGAACTCGGCCGCCAGCGTGACACCCTTGAGATGATCGCGAGCGAGAACTTCGTCTCGCGCGCCGTGCTTGAGGCGCAGGGGTCCGTGCTCACCAACAAGTACGCGGAGGGCTACCCCGGCCGTCGCTACTACGGCGGATGCGAGTACGTCGACATCGCTGAGGACCTCGCCCGCGACCGCGCCAAGGCCCTCTTCAGTGCCGGCTACGCCAACGTGCAGCCCCACTCGGGTGCGCAGGCCAACGCGGCTGTGCTGATGGCCCTCGCGAACCCGGGCGACAACATCCTGGGCCTCGAGCTCGCCCACGGTGGTCATCTCACCCACGGCATGAAGCTCAACTTCTCGGGCAAGCTCTACAAGGCCAACTCCTACGGAGTGGACCCGCAGACGGCCCGCGTCGACATGGACATCGTGCGCGAGCAGGCCCTCGCGGTGCGTCCCTCCGTCATCATCGCCGGCTGGTCGGCCTACCCGCGCCAGCTCGACTTCGCCGCCTTCCGCCAGATCGCCGACGAGGTCGGCGCCAAGCTCTGGGTCGACATGGCCCACTTCGCCGGCCTCGTCGCGACGGGCCTGCACCCCTCGCCGGTGCCCTACGCGGATGTCGTCAGTTCGACCGCGCACAAGACCCTCGCCGGTCCCCGCTCGGGCTTCATCCTCACGAACGACCTCGAGATGCACAAGAAGATCAACTCGGCGGTCTT
Protein-coding regions in this window:
- a CDS encoding MFS transporter, with the translated sequence MTRPETSTRPFPYVALFAVAVAVFLSVTIEMLPTGLLTPMSEELGVTTSLIGLTVSVFAFTVVLTSTGLTHLTRRFNRHTLVVTVLVVLAISTVLTAIAPNYAMLVVSRIVGGLAHGVFWAVVGAYSAYLVPKEQIGRAVSISLGGGSLAFVLGVPLGTALGQAVGWRGAFAVLAGLTLLGAFLVYKLLPRVAAGADTPTDSVTTVTSATGSVTVVENPSRAPRPEQSVLGVVVVCLVTAVVMIGHYAFYTYVEPFITGPMGLPHVGVSPTLFGYGLAGVVSLVLVATVFSRRPRTGLIIALASVLLLTVGLATTPALLPVSLTLFVMWGLAFGLIPPLLQTRILHVAPARIRDTASAFYTTAFNSGIGGGALLGAVALQHVGIAMLPAITAGLMALALLLVVASDAVLARRQPRRVVEH
- the purU gene encoding formyltetrahydrofolate deformylase, which codes for MNSLPPSAVDPTHWVLTIVCNDRPGIVHAISGAIVEARGNITESQQFSSLDTDNFFMRLQVESAAAREQFEAALAPVVAHYEMRWHLDVVGRPLRTLVLASKAAHCLNDLMFRKHAGQLPVHVPLVLSNHDELRGIAKFYDVPFERMPVTSPEEKAAFEARIVEEVEQHDIELVVLARYMQILSPELCDFLAGRAINIHHSFLPGFKGANPYRQAHARGVKIIGATAHFVTSDLDEGPIIEQNIVRVDHTSTPEELMAIGQDEESRTLTQAVKWFAENRILLDGHRTIIFR
- a CDS encoding DUF5937 family protein, producing the protein MLRYELADSDLGDIRFGISPLTELGLSLRALKEPSAYPLQLPWLRRTEAARATLDLPLLMSLVNDRLWTPDFLNPRPASPLTRIEQELAALRSMPTARFWQHIEAVHDRMPRPLLGEASEVQARVARELERYWHACIGPHWTRMRTILEADIAYRGRLVAQSGLSAMLNSLSPRITFEDSSLNLRLQCEHDDTITVGGLGVTLVPTMFTRRVSAPILGDEPPLVLYPARGQGAMWERVDERAPGAVAALLGETRARLLLAVGEPASSTELGIRFGVTTSAVNQHLRALAAGGLVTATRNGRSALYVRSELGTQLLGNPAPETCTA
- a CDS encoding MFS transporter, translated to MSTTDGPSVVPDRTEPEPAPRLSLRQRFTALFADPVLRVLALATAVMTLGRGVFLALTVLYFTLIVGLSPVEVAVALTVASAAGAVCSLLGGTLADRVSARRLIVLFELLAGVCLLLYVTATSFIAVLLIAAAFTGANSAAHSVRSAMIARAFTSAERVNARAVLRTVTNAGIAIGSAVAGVALIIGTAEAYRSIMIVAGLATVASIIPLLRLPARVDAPVRDTDAAASAPRGRSPFRDLRYLSLTVLSAIFALHFALIEIGLPLWVLHNTDAPLAIVSLLLVLNTVIVIAFQIPLSRGTHDIRKAGRVTAIAGVLMALACLVYAASGAVSVWVAVAFLVSAAIAHTFAEVLSQAGSWGLSFELADTRRAGAYQGVFGLGWSISGMAAPLVITAAVTNGLIGWVALAAMFLLSAGGVWWIAARASLALKPNSLMG
- the glyA gene encoding serine hydroxymethyltransferase; translated protein: MNDKLPSTFTDPLSSVDPEIAAVLGQELGRQRDTLEMIASENFVSRAVLEAQGSVLTNKYAEGYPGRRYYGGCEYVDIAEDLARDRAKALFSAGYANVQPHSGAQANAAVLMALANPGDNILGLELAHGGHLTHGMKLNFSGKLYKANSYGVDPQTARVDMDIVREQALAVRPSVIIAGWSAYPRQLDFAAFRQIADEVGAKLWVDMAHFAGLVATGLHPSPVPYADVVSSTAHKTLAGPRSGFILTNDLEMHKKINSAVFPGQQGGPLMHVIAAKATAFKLAAEDEFKDRQQRTVSGAKILAERLMADDAKAAGIDLLTGGTDVHLVLVDLRNSAIHGKDAEDILHSVGITVNRNSVPNDPRPPLTPSGVRIGTPALATRGFGDEEFTEVADIIAAALMPNPDIESLQARVKTLAGQFPLYPGLESPGTWA